In the genome of Trypanosoma brucei gambiense DAL972 chromosome 11, complete sequence, the window GCGCCCAAATGCAGGTTGGCAGAGAAGGTAGAATAGGAGTAGAGCTCcgttttgatgttgttgtttattatAACTGCCACGATCAAACCATAGATGCCGAGGATGCCAGCCATAACAACTGGAACGATGCCGCGCATGATCTTCTCGGGAGCCAGAAGTCCTAGTTGGGCTAATCCGACGCCTGACTTTGCAGCACCGTAGGCAGAGCCCAGATTAGCAAAGATAAGAGCAACAGCCACACCCAGAGAGCCGAAAAAGCCAGCGCTTTGTGGGTACATTCGGGCCAAACAGGCCTCTTTCCGAGTAGTATTGCCGTCACCGACCGTAGCAAAGACAGTGGTGACACATATCACGGAGAGTAAACCTATAAAAGAGTATTTCATAGGTGCAGCAAACGACGCACAACCTAAAGTGAGCAATGTTCGCGCATACAAAGATAACAGTGGAGACAATAAAGGGGAAGAGATATGATAAAGATGAAGGTTGCGCGAACTGCCGCTcgcagaaaaaagggggtggaGACGCAAAACCTCTTGCAGCATGCACACGGAAGGTAGACAATCCACGAATGGTCAGATGGCCTtggcacaacaaaagcaaagtacTGTCCAACTCTCCTTGTGCGAAATGTCCAACTAAAAGGGATGAGAAGCAGTCGCGATAAATGTGGTGTCACGACGCGTTTCCTTAACGTTAGTTAGCATAACTCACCCATCCTCCGCGATGCAatctccaaaaaaaaaacggctaCCCGCATAAATACACATCAACCAAACAACACTCCAGCCAGATGGATGTGATACGCATGAAAAAAGTACGCGATTTAGTGCGACTTATAATTAATATTGAAAACAAGtcacgcaaacacaaactgTTAAGAACACAGCACAGATTGCATCTGGCTGCGTAAAGGGCTCATCGCACTCTCAGCTCTTGCCGATACTTCCCTGTCGACTCGAAGATAATCCCTAGCCGCTGGCCGCGTTAAGGTGGAATACTGTGAGTTAAGGAGCCGGTCTCCACGTCCAAATCCCTAACGATAAATTGCTCCCTAAACTATGATTCGCTAAGGCACAAAGCAGAGTGATAGGGAGGAGAGTTAAGGTGGAATGACACACGCTGCTCACGACAAGATGTAAGAGAAAAACACGCTACACCGCGGTGCGGCACGGCTCACAGGGTGATAGGGTGAGAAGGATTTCCTACAAATATAAAACCTGCGACACCAGTGAGAAAATGGGCCCTCTCACTTAGTTCAGTCGAGCGctcacaaataaaaagaaataaataatcaaaacaaataaaatagaaaaattgatgaatcatatatatatttatatgttttcgttaattaaaaaaaatccctcCTGTACATGGTATGTCGTGCCGCCATCCTCTCCCGGGGTCATTTTCGTATCACCAGTGGATGACAGAACATTATAATGTCATTGCCGAGTGCCTCCAGGTAAAACTTACTGATAGTTTATTCATTCTTAGAAACCTGCAATTGCAACAGACACCCACCCCAACATCATTGTGATACCACCAACCGGAGCGAAGTGCCCCACTTGTTTGCCAGGGACTCCTAAGCAGATGGCATAGACGGTACCACAAAAGATCGTTGTTCCGGCGAACAATAACACGAAACTGCGGTTGAGCCACCTGGCGGCGCTGCTTTCCGGCTCGGCAATCTTGAGGGCAGCAAAGATAGCCATCATCGCGGCAGTGTGAATAAGGTTAAATTGGACAGCGTGGTCCCATGCGAGCTTCAACTTATCAGAAAGGTTAGGGTCCAGCCAGTGCGAGCCGGCGGCTGCGGCCACGACACCGATGAGACCGAGGACGCCAATGAGGATCATCGGAGTATCTCTTACTTTGCCCATGGTTGTAGTGTTACTTGTTTTTAGGTTTGGTGTGTTCAATAACGATAATTAACCTTGCTGTTACTTCCATTAGTTCaaacaaaatggaaggagagaaagaataaTACTTCCTGTATAGccatttctttccatttaaATACAAATAGGCGCACACACCCAGCACaaacttttcttcttggctAACCAGAGGCAAAAAATTATcaaattttgttgtttttttcccgaACCTCCTCAAATATAAATTTCAGAGAAATGGTTGCCGTATGCAGAGCAGGCAccttaattttcctttttttttaatttcccaCCTCCTTTCCGCAAGACGAAGAACTGGTATACGTACCTTAGACATCTCTTAGGATCACTTCGTCTGAAGGGCACGAACAAAGCTAGGAAAAGTAGAGttagaaaaaaatgatggcCAGTTAAATTTTCTTTGAACCACCGGTGTGCCCTTCGTTATTCTTCCTCCGTGTTCCAGCACTCTGTGGTTTGATTACAGAGGTCAGAGAACAGGTATGCCGCACATTTTATTAACCAATCTTTCAGTTCAGTCGTCTCCCATTCAATTTTTCTCTACCAATCTCACCCTATTACCCACTTCAATTGCTTACCTTTTACCTTCATATCCCCACGACACCGGTGATGCCTTTGTATTATTTGCTGCTTTCGCAGAAAGTAGATTAAACATCTATTTGACACACGAAGAAAATAGCACGTGCTTCAACTAAAGTCAGTAAGTTGAGAATAAACAGCAGCCACAATTACAAGCAACTCCATTTCTTCCCACCATTCATCGACCAGTATCGCACAGCAAGCGCTTCCAACCACTCTTCTTGAACAACTGCAGGCCAACCACTCTACCATATCCACTCTGCACTTCAATAAGTatacaaagcaaaaaaaaataataataataaccacTCACACACCTGCCAGTACACTTACAGATCGTCCATGGGTTGTGGCTTGTCGCCCCCGCCGGCGGATTGGTAAGTCTTCTGGATGATGGGGTTGGTCACGCTCTGCAGAGTTTCCAGGGCAGTTTTGTACTCCTCCTTTTCGGCGTTCGGATTTTCGTCAAGGAAGCGGATCGCCTCCGCAACAGCGGTCTCCACTGCAGCCTTGTCATTGGGGTCAAGTTTCCCACCAAGCTTATCCTTATCGTTCACTTGGTTGCGTAGGGAATACGCAACGCTCTCCAGCGAGTTACGCGCATCCACACGCTCGCGCACCTTGCGGTCCTCGTCCTCGAACT includes:
- a CDS encoding vacuolar type h+ ATPase subunit, putative produces the protein MLQEVLRLHPLFSASGSSRNLHLYHISSPLLSPLLSLYARTLLTLGCASFAAPMKYSFIGLLSVICVTTVFATVGDGNTTRKEACLARMYPQSAGFFGSLGVAVALIFANLGSAYGAAKSGVGLAQLGLLAPEKIMRGIVPVVMAGILGIYGLIVAVIINNNIKTELYSYSTFSANLHLGAGMAAGLASLAAGLSIGVVGDTTTRAYGKQDQVFVAMVLMLIFSEALGLYGLIIALLMNNQANRYTGLCDSS